CGGACGGCCTGACCGCGTACTGCGATGCGGCCGTCCGCCCGATGAACGAGTGGCGGACGTCGCATGAGGTCCCGAGGCCCGAGAGGAGCGTCCGGGCGGCGGAGCGCTCGAGCGCATCGACCGTCTCCGACCACCGCCACAGGACGAGGTCGACGCCGGGTTCGAGGCCGATGCTCGAGTAGACGACGCTGCGGACGCCATCGCCGGCGGTCGCCGCCTCGGCGCCCTGGAACGCCTCGAGATCCGCGGAGCGCTGCGACGGCGGGCACCGTCGCCACTCGCGGGCGATGGAGAGCGCGAGCGCCTGGACATAGACGTGCGACGTGGACTCGCTCATCGTTCCTCCGACAACCAGGACGCGAGATCCGCGGCCGCGTACGTGATGACGATGCCCGCGCCGGCGCGGACGATCCCGGTGACCGCCTCGAGTGTCGCCCGTCGGCCGTCGAGCCAGCCCCGCTCGGCGGCGGCCGCGAGCATCGCGTACTCGCCGCTCACCTGGTAGGCCGCGATCGGGAGGTCGAACCGGGCCCGGGCGGCCGCGATCTGGTCGAGCTGCGGCATGGCCGGCTTGACGAGGATGATGTCCGCGCCCTCGGCCACGTCGAGGGCGATCTCGCGCATCGCCTCGCGGCCGTTCGCGGGATCCATCTGGTAGCCGCGCCGGTCGCCGAAGGTGGGGGCACTGTCCGCCGCCTCACGGAACGGGCCGTAGAACGCGGAGGCGGCCTTCGCCGCGTAGGCCATGATCGCGGTCCCGAGCCGGCCGTCGCGATCGAGCGCGGACCGGATCGCGGCGACCTGGCCGTCCATCATCGCGCTGGGGGCGACGATGTCGGCGCCGGCCCGAGCCTGGGCGACCGCCGCGTCGGCGAGCCGCTCGAGCGCAGGATCGTTGAGGACGGTCCCGGCGGCATCGATCGGGCCGCAATGCCCGTGGGTCGTGTACTCGCAGAGGCACGTGTCCGCGATGAGCGCGAGCGGCAGTTCGCGATCCCGCAGGGCGCGCAGCGTCACCTGGACGATCCCCTCGTCCGACCACGCGTCGGTCCCGGCGTCGTCCTTCGTCGCCGGCAGCCCGAAGAGGATGATCCCGCCGACGCCGAGCGTCGCGAGCCGCTCCGCCTCGCGGACGACCTCGTCCGGCGAGAGGCGCGCCTGGCCCGGCAGCGACGAGATCGGCTCGCGGACACCCCGGCCCGGACGGACGAAGAGTGGAGCCACGAACATCGAGGGATCGAGGCGCGTCTCGCGGACGAGGGCCCGCAGCGCCGCGTTGCGACGGAGCCGGCGCGGCCGGTCGCGCGGCCTGGGCACGTCGAGCGCCGTCGCCACGTCGAGCGAGTTGGTCGTCGTCATCGGGCGGCGCCGATCGGGGCGCGCAGCAGTTCGGCGGTCCGCTCGGCGAGCGCATCCGTCCGTTGCACGGACGATTCGCCGAGAACGGCGAAGCCGTGCTCGCGGGCGATCTCCGCGGTGGCCGGGCCGATCGCGACGACCGGGATCGCCCTGGCACGCTCGCCGAGCGTCGGTCCCGCGAGCGACATGAGGCCGCGGACGGCGGATCCGCTCGCGAAGAGGATCGCGTCGAGGCGACCTTCCGAGAGGACCGAGTGCAGGCGATCGCGCGACGTCGCCGGTCCCTCGATCGTGCGGTGGGCGACCACCTCCGCCACGCGCGCACCCCGCGCCGTCAACGCCGCCGTCAGCGCGGGATCGCCGGACCCGGCGCGGATCACGACGACCGCATCGCCGACGTGGATCGGCAGGTCCTCGCCGATCGCATGGCCTCGGGCGACGCGCGGCAGCCACACGTCGGGGATCCCGGCGGCGGCGAGGACCGCCGCGGTCGCCGTGCCGACGGCGGCCCAGCGCGCAGCGCCGAGGAGGTCCCCGAGCCGGGCCGCGCCAGCCACCGCCGCGGTCGCGCCGTTCGGACTCGTCACGATCATCCAGGCGATGTTCCCACCGACCTCGATCCCTGCCCGGATCGCCCGTACGAGATCGGCCGGCGCCGCCGGTTCGATCTCGATAGTCGGGATAGGGACCGGATCGATGCCGCGCTCCCGGAGTGCCGCCACGAGCGATCGCGCCTGGCTCGCGGCGCGCGTCACCAGGACCCGCGGTCGCGGCCCGGATCCGCTGTCGTCCGCGGGCCGGTCGCCGTGCCCGGAGCCCGTCGGACGGACCGCAACGCCGGGCACCGAGACCGAAAGGCGATCGACGAGCGCTTCGACGAGCGCCTCCCGATCGTCGATCCGCCCCTCCACCTGCTCGACCGCCACCGCCGAGCCATCCGGGAGCGCGTAGCCACCGATGAACCGCAGGCGATCCCTGTGGATCGTCGCCAGAGCGCCGATCGGGGCGCGGCAACCACCGCCGGATCGGGCGAGGAAGAGGCGCTCGGCCTCGACCGCGATCCGCGTCGGCCGATGATCGATCGCCTCGGCGAGCGCCGCAACCCGGTCGTCCTCTGCCCGCACCTGGACGGCGATCGCACCCTGGCCCGGCGCCGGCGGGATGGTGGACGGATCGAGCCGCTCGACGATGCGATCGTCCCGCCCGAGCCGGCAGAGGCCCGCCGTGGCGAGGACGAGCGCGTCCGTTTCGCCTTCGTCGAGCCGGCGGAGCCGCGTATCGACGTTGCCATGCAGCGGATGGACACGCAGATCGGGCCGTCGGGCAAGGAGGAACCCCGTCCGCCGCGGACTGTCCGTCCCGACCCGGCTTCCCTCCGCCAGCTCCGCCACGGAGCGGGCGGCGTCGCCGAACCGGACAACGAGCGCGTCCGTCGGCTCGGCACGCTCGAGCATCGCGGCGATACGCAGGCGGGGATCCTCGTCCGTCGGGACGTCCTTCGCGCTGTGGACGGCGACATCCACCTCGCCAGCGAGGAGCGCCCGTTCGATGGCCGCGACGAACGCCCCCTCGCCCCACGCCGTGTCGGGTGCGCGCCGATCCCCGGCCGTCTCGATCACGACGATCTCGGCAGCCTCGCCTGCCTGTTCGAACGCGGCGACGACGAGGCGGGCCTGGACAAGGGCGAGCTGGCTCCCGCGCGTCCCGACGCGGACCGATCCCGCGCTCACAGGCCGAAGAGCTCCCGGGCGGCACGGTCATGGCGCCCGTCGGCGTCCTGACCGAGGCGCTCGAGTGGCTCGCGGAGGAGGCGCTCGGCGAGGTGCCGGGTCATCCGCTCGATCTCGTCGCGTTCGGCGGTCGGCAGGTCCGGAAGGCGGCGCCACAGCTCCCCGAGCTCGGTCGCCCGGACCGCTTCCGCCCGTTCGGCCATGGCCCGGGCGGTCGCGCGGACGGGTTCCCGCTCCGCCCACGCGAGGTATTCCGCAACCGTCGCCTCGGCGAGGGCGCGGAGCCGCCGCACGAGCCGATCGTCGGCCACCGGTTCCGGCCCGGTCGCGAGATCGTCGATCGAGATGAACCGCACGCCGAGCGCGGCCCGCAGTTGCGCCGAGGTCGCGGGCGGAGCGGACAGGTCGACGATCCACGTGTCGCCGGTGAGAAGGACGCGCTCCGTCGCCGGACCGATCGTCCACGGGCCGCGGAGCGCGACGATCACGGCCGCGGCCTCGGCGATCGTCGGGCCCGGATCGAACGCCACGACGTCCGCATGGGCGTCGGCCGCCACCGACGCTGCCCGCTCCGGTGTCCGACTCGCCACGCCGACCCGTGCGCCGTGCCGGGCAGCCGCCGCGATCGCGAGACGACCCATGGGCCCGGTCCCGACGACGATGACGCGCTGACCGGCGAGGGATCCGGGAAGCAGGTCGAGGGCCGCATCGGCGAGCGACGGCCGGCGCGCCGGGAGCCAGCTTCGGCCGCGCCGTCCGGCCCGGAGGGCGAGATCGAGGAGCCGATCGACCTCGACCGGCAGCGGCCCGCGGCCGCGCGCCTGCTCGACGCTCGAGCGGAGCTGATGCAGCAACTGGTCCTCCGCGAGGATCGCCGATCGGAGCCCGACCGCCAGGGCGATGAGGTGCTCGGCGGCAGCCCGCTCGTCGAGGCGCCGCGCGCCCGCAGGCAGCTCGCCGGCGAACGACCCGCGGTCGTCGCCGACGCCATAGACCTCGACGCGATGGCATGTCTCGATGACGACCGATGCCGGTGGGGGATCCGCGCGGAGACGGCGAGCGAACCGGTCCCGATCCTCCGCTGGGACGGTCGTCGCATGGGCGACGATCCCTCGGAGGCGCGGCCGATCGATGGAGGGCGACGGGGGCGCCGACGGCGCCGACGCCTCCGAGCGCCGCAGACGCCCTGAACTCGACGGCCGCCCACCCTCGGTCATGCGTCCTCCCCGCCGGGGACCCGCATGCGGACCGTCCGCGCCGGGCGCTCTCCGACACCGACGAGGCCCACGCTGTGGGCGGCCATGGTCGCGACGAGGAGGCGGTCGAGCGAGCGTTCGGCACGCTCGAGGAGCTCGGTCGTCTGGGCCGTTTCGAGACCGCGGCGCGCCGACACAGCGGCGAGCTCGTGGAGGAAGGGCCGCCGGAACTGGAGGAACCCCTCGACGGACTGGCCGAGCGACAGGCCGAGTCCGGCGGCCATCCGTCCGTAGGCTGCCGCTTCGGCGGTCGCCTCCCTGAGGGCATGGTCCACATCGACCGGCTCCGTCGGGTCGAGATGGCCGAGGAGGAGCTCGGCCATTCGCCGGCCGTGCGTGCGGAACCAGTCGCGTTGATCCGCGGTGAGCGATCCGAGCCACGGCAGCTGCTCGCCCGCCGAACCGGCCTCGCGCCGGTAGGCACGGGCGAGCCGCGCGGGCGTGAGCGCGGACCGAACGAGCGAGACCCTCGAAGGCCGATCGCTCGGGAGGAGTCGCTCGAGGGCCGGGCGATTGAATCGGCGATGCCCGCCCGGTGTCGTGTACACCTGGATCCGGCCATCGTCGCTCCAGCGACGGAGCGTGCCCGCCGAGACCCCGAGCAGCGCGCTCGCCTCGCCGAGGGCGAGCCAGTCCGAACGACGCTCGCGGCGGATCGAAGGTCTACTCAAATCTCACCAGAACTGTTCATTCCTCCGACGGAGGATAGCGCATCTCCGGGCGGCGGGCCTTCGTCGTCCGGCTAGCGGATGGCGAACAGGCTGACGAGGAGGATGCCGAGGACGACGAGCGTGATCGCCGTGTACAGCCAGTCCCGCTCGGTTGCGAAGGCGACCACGGACGTCGCGACCCGCATGACCGGCGTCGCGATGAGGACGAGCAGCCCGAGCTGGGCGAACGCGATCGGGCGAAGGGCTCCGATGCCGGTGAAGACGCCCGCGAAGTCGGTCGCGATCGTCGCCGACGGCGCCTGGCCGACGAGCGATCCGTCCCAGCCGACGATCGTCGACCCCACGAGCCCGATGAGGATGAGCACGGCGCTCGCACCGACCCCGAGGATGAGGACGCCGCTCACGAGAACGCGGAACCGGGCCGGCGTCATCGTCAGAGCCCGAGACCGCGGACGAGCATCTGCAGCCCGATGATGATGAGGACCGGGATGAAGACCCAGCGGACGTGGCGATTGGCGAGACGGGGCAGGAGGCGGGCGCCAACCGTCGCGCCGGCGAGGACGCCCAGGGCCACCGGAGTGGCGATCCGCGGGTCCACGTCGCCGCGGGCGAGATAGATCCCTGCGGAGGCTGCCGCGGTCACCCCGATCATGAAGTTGCTCGTCGCCGACGAGA
Above is a window of Chloroflexota bacterium DNA encoding:
- a CDS encoding DUF1634 domain-containing protein, whose amino-acid sequence is MTPARFRVLVSGVLILGVGASAVLILIGLVGSTIVGWDGSLVGQAPSATIATDFAGVFTGIGALRPIAFAQLGLLVLIATPVMRVATSVVAFATERDWLYTAITLVVLGILLVSLFAIR
- the hemC gene encoding hydroxymethylbilane synthase, translated to MSAGSVRVGTRGSQLALVQARLVVAAFEQAGEAAEIVVIETAGDRRAPDTAWGEGAFVAAIERALLAGEVDVAVHSAKDVPTDEDPRLRIAAMLERAEPTDALVVRFGDAARSVAELAEGSRVGTDSPRRTGFLLARRPDLRVHPLHGNVDTRLRRLDEGETDALVLATAGLCRLGRDDRIVERLDPSTIPPAPGQGAIAVQVRAEDDRVAALAEAIDHRPTRIAVEAERLFLARSGGGCRAPIGALATIHRDRLRFIGGYALPDGSAVAVEQVEGRIDDREALVEALVDRLSVSVPGVAVRPTGSGHGDRPADDSGSGPRPRVLVTRAASQARSLVAALRERGIDPVPIPTIEIEPAAPADLVRAIRAGIEVGGNIAWMIVTSPNGATAAVAGAARLGDLLGAARWAAVGTATAAVLAAAGIPDVWLPRVARGHAIGEDLPIHVGDAVVVIRAGSGDPALTAALTARGARVAEVVAHRTIEGPATSRDRLHSVLSEGRLDAILFASGSAVRGLMSLAGPTLGERARAIPVVAIGPATAEIAREHGFAVLGESSVQRTDALAERTAELLRAPIGAAR
- the hemB gene encoding porphobilinogen synthase yields the protein MTTTNSLDVATALDVPRPRDRPRRLRRNAALRALVRETRLDPSMFVAPLFVRPGRGVREPISSLPGQARLSPDEVVREAERLATLGVGGIILFGLPATKDDAGTDAWSDEGIVQVTLRALRDRELPLALIADTCLCEYTTHGHCGPIDAAGTVLNDPALERLADAAVAQARAGADIVAPSAMMDGQVAAIRSALDRDGRLGTAIMAYAAKAASAFYGPFREAADSAPTFGDRRGYQMDPANGREAMREIALDVAEGADIILVKPAMPQLDQIAAARARFDLPIAAYQVSGEYAMLAAAAERGWLDGRRATLEAVTGIVRAGAGIVITYAAADLASWLSEER
- a CDS encoding NAD(P)-binding domain-containing protein; the encoded protein is MTEGGRPSSSGRLRRSEASAPSAPPSPSIDRPRLRGIVAHATTVPAEDRDRFARRLRADPPPASVVIETCHRVEVYGVGDDRGSFAGELPAGARRLDERAAAEHLIALAVGLRSAILAEDQLLHQLRSSVEQARGRGPLPVEVDRLLDLALRAGRRGRSWLPARRPSLADAALDLLPGSLAGQRVIVVGTGPMGRLAIAAAARHGARVGVASRTPERAASVAADAHADVVAFDPGPTIAEAAAVIVALRGPWTIGPATERVLLTGDTWIVDLSAPPATSAQLRAALGVRFISIDDLATGPEPVADDRLVRRLRALAEATVAEYLAWAEREPVRATARAMAERAEAVRATELGELWRRLPDLPTAERDEIERMTRHLAERLLREPLERLGQDADGRHDRAARELFGL
- a CDS encoding helix-turn-helix domain-containing protein, whose translation is MSRPSIRRERRSDWLALGEASALLGVSAGTLRRWSDDGRIQVYTTPGGHRRFNRPALERLLPSDRPSRVSLVRSALTPARLARAYRREAGSAGEQLPWLGSLTADQRDWFRTHGRRMAELLLGHLDPTEPVDVDHALREATAEAAAYGRMAAGLGLSLGQSVEGFLQFRRPFLHELAAVSARRGLETAQTTELLERAERSLDRLLVATMAAHSVGLVGVGERPARTVRMRVPGGEDA